From Anomalospiza imberbis isolate Cuckoo-Finch-1a 21T00152 chromosome 22, ASM3175350v1, whole genome shotgun sequence, a single genomic window includes:
- the LOC137486731 gene encoding olfactory receptor 14A16-like produces the protein MSNSSSISHFLLLALADTRQLQLLHFCLFLGISLAAFLGNGLIISAVACGHHLHTPMFFFLLNLALSDLGTICTTVLKAMHNCLWDTRTISYAGCAAQVFLIFFFLATDYFLLTIMCYDRYVSICTPLHYGTLLSSRACAHMAAAAWASGFLNALMHTANTFSLPLCHGNALGQFFCEIPQILKLSCSKSYLREFGLIAVSVCLVFGCFVFIVFSYVQIFRAVLRIPSEQGRHKAFSTCLPHLAVVSLFLSTAAFAHLKPPSMSSPSLDLALSVLYSVVPPALNPLIYSLRNQELKAAVWTLMTGWFPEH, from the coding sequence atgtccaacagcagctccatcagccacttcctcctgctggcactggcagacacgcggcagctgcagctcctgcacttctgcctcttcctgggcatctccctggctgccttcctgggcaacggcctcatcatcagcgccgtagcctgcggccaccacctgcacacgcccatgttcttcttcctactcaacctggccctcagtgACCTGGGcaccatctgcaccactgtccttaaagccatgcacaattgCCTCTGGGACACCAGAACCATCTCCTATGCAGGATGTGCTGCCCAAgtctttctgattttcttcttccttgcaACAGATTatttcctcctgaccatcatgtgctatgaccgctacgtgtccatctgcacacccctgcactacgggaccctcctgagcagcagagcttgtgcccacatggcagcagctgcctgggccagtgggTTTCTCAATGCTCTCatgcacacggccaatacattttccctgcccctgtgccatggcaatgccctgggccagttcttctgtgaaatcccacagatcctcaagctctcctgctccaaatcctacctcagggaatttgggctcattgctgttagtgTGTGTTTggtatttggttgttttgtgttcattgttttctcctatgtgcagatcttcagggccgtgctgaggatcccctctgagcagggacggcacaaagccttttccacctgcctcccccATCTGGCTGTGGTCTCTCtcttcctcagcactgcagcatttgctcatCTGAAACCCCCCTCCATgtcttccccatccctggatctggccctgtcagttctgtactcggtggtgcctccagccctgaaccccctcatctacagcctgaggaaccaggagctcaaggctgcagtgtggacactgatgactggatggtttccGGAACATTAA